The following proteins are co-located in the Microbulbifer sp. VAAF005 genome:
- a CDS encoding NADP-dependent oxidoreductase: protein MKALKMTRYGDIDTCLELQSAEIPIPQPGEVLVRVHAASVNPVDNMVLRGELKSVRKEVFPAGVGRDVSGEVVAVGKNVAGYSVGDQVFARVGEDHVGTIAEYLTIDTSHLAAKPENLSHFEAAGIPLVGLTSYQSLIKVAGLKSGEKVLIHAGSGGVGSMAIQLAKSVGAYVVTTTSTANVDWVKGLGADLVIDYKKEDYLQLLSDMDVVFDTLGGQYTLDAFKVLKTGGRVISVKGALDPQTAEELGLSWLLRKILALKSRKLMKAARAKSGLYRMVIMEANGGQLSKLGNLYRENVLFPVIDQVYSLERSKEAFAYLASGRAKGKVIISVGEIH from the coding sequence ATGAAAGCTTTGAAAATGACTCGCTATGGGGATATTGATACTTGTCTAGAGCTTCAATCTGCTGAGATACCCATCCCCCAACCTGGTGAGGTACTGGTTCGCGTACATGCGGCCAGTGTAAATCCAGTCGATAATATGGTGCTGCGCGGAGAGCTTAAGTCGGTGCGCAAAGAGGTATTCCCGGCTGGTGTAGGGAGAGATGTCAGCGGTGAAGTTGTGGCTGTGGGGAAAAATGTAGCGGGGTACAGTGTAGGCGATCAGGTTTTTGCCCGAGTGGGGGAGGATCATGTGGGTACTATTGCCGAATATCTCACTATTGATACTTCGCACTTGGCAGCAAAACCTGAAAACTTGTCGCACTTTGAAGCGGCGGGTATTCCGCTTGTGGGGCTGACATCATATCAATCTCTGATAAAAGTAGCGGGCTTGAAATCCGGTGAAAAAGTGCTGATCCATGCGGGATCAGGCGGTGTTGGTTCTATGGCAATCCAATTAGCGAAGTCCGTAGGTGCCTATGTAGTAACGACAACAAGTACTGCAAATGTAGACTGGGTGAAAGGGCTAGGGGCTGACCTTGTGATTGACTACAAGAAGGAAGACTACCTTCAATTACTATCTGATATGGATGTCGTGTTCGACACTTTGGGCGGCCAATATACCTTGGACGCATTTAAGGTCCTGAAAACAGGGGGGCGTGTCATCTCAGTCAAAGGGGCTTTGGATCCGCAGACTGCTGAAGAGCTTGGGCTGAGTTGGTTACTCCGCAAAATATTGGCACTTAAATCGCGAAAACTGATGAAGGCCGCAAGAGCAAAATCGGGGCTTTATCGGATGGTTATTATGGAAGCTAATGGAGGGCAGTTGAGTAAGCTTGGGAATCTGTACCGGGAGAATGTTCTTTTTCCGGTGATAGACCAAGTCTATTCTTTAGAACGGAGCAAGGAAGCATTCGCATATCTCGCTTCAGGGCGTGCAAAAGGTAAAGTGATTATATCTGTGGGTGAAATTCATTAA
- a CDS encoding cytochrome b: MSLRNQPDSYGSVAKWLHWLTAILFWGSYISVYYRHWFTQEETPANWTALQLHLSIGVTIGVLVILRIVWRLTNPPPPVEPGTSLEHFAAHSGHLLLYLIMVITPLTGYIGTGVNTDYFFLFEIPKFESTQAFVAIVQDRMGLTFEEFEKPVDFIHKEILGQWVVWILILGHVMAALYHHYIKKDRTLLRMTVTKKS, from the coding sequence ATGAGTTTGAGAAATCAACCTGACAGTTACGGTTCGGTAGCCAAGTGGCTACATTGGTTAACGGCCATATTATTTTGGGGTTCCTATATTTCTGTGTATTACCGCCACTGGTTTACCCAGGAAGAGACGCCAGCGAATTGGACCGCCTTGCAGCTGCACCTTTCAATTGGTGTGACTATTGGGGTGCTCGTTATTCTCAGGATTGTCTGGCGCCTGACAAATCCACCACCACCGGTAGAGCCGGGAACCTCCCTAGAGCACTTTGCTGCCCATAGTGGCCATCTTCTACTCTATCTGATTATGGTCATTACCCCACTGACTGGATATATCGGTACCGGAGTAAATACAGACTACTTTTTTCTATTCGAGATTCCTAAGTTTGAGAGCACCCAAGCTTTTGTGGCGATAGTTCAGGATCGAATGGGGCTAACCTTTGAAGAGTTTGAGAAGCCTGTGGACTTTATCCATAAGGAGATTCTAGGGCAGTGGGTGGTGTGGATCTTGATCCTGGGGCACGTAATGGCCGCTCTTTACCATCACTACATCAAAAAGGATCGGACTTTGCTAAGGATGACCGTGACTAAAAAGTCATAG
- the arsJ gene encoding organoarsenical effux MFS transporter ArsJ — protein MQFLHNLSSPVRQYLLVTGNYWAFTLTDGALRMLVLLHFHELGYSPLQIALLFLFYEFFGVVTNLVGGWLGARIGLNRTMNLGLALQVVALSMLLAPSQYLSVPLVMAAQALSGIAKDLNKMSAKSSIKLLVPDQASGTLYRWVALLTGSKNALKGLGFFLGGALLASLGFQGAIASMALALGIVWILSLKFLKRDLGKAKAKSRFRDIFSKSPAVNILSAARLLLFASRDVWFVIALPIFLASQFGWSHWQVGTFLASWVIGYGIVQTQAPKVTTARSAQAPDGRTALFWAIALTAVPALIAIALYKGGSTARRTGWTFDVCCTLRRKFIFTQLLDSCLCSGRWRLYGCGLLLYGKCRWAITRDTALGVGIPNSGVGGLPTYFQCFSSVNRTGFTGFAQTQNRGSGDWQLK, from the coding sequence ATGCAGTTTCTTCACAATTTATCGTCGCCAGTGCGCCAATACCTGCTGGTAACAGGCAATTACTGGGCATTTACTTTGACTGACGGCGCTCTGCGCATGCTGGTGCTGCTGCACTTTCACGAACTCGGCTACAGCCCTTTGCAAATAGCCTTGCTTTTCCTTTTCTACGAATTCTTTGGCGTAGTCACTAATCTTGTCGGCGGCTGGCTCGGTGCCCGGATTGGACTCAACCGGACCATGAACTTGGGACTGGCCTTACAGGTTGTTGCTCTTTCCATGCTGCTGGCACCCAGTCAGTATCTCTCGGTCCCCTTGGTTATGGCCGCCCAAGCCCTTTCCGGTATCGCCAAAGACCTGAATAAAATGAGTGCGAAGAGCTCAATCAAGTTACTAGTGCCCGATCAGGCCAGTGGCACCTTATATCGATGGGTCGCCCTTCTTACCGGTTCGAAAAACGCGCTAAAAGGCTTGGGCTTCTTTCTCGGCGGTGCCCTACTCGCCTCACTTGGCTTTCAAGGCGCGATTGCATCGATGGCCCTAGCTCTTGGAATAGTTTGGATATTGAGTCTCAAATTTCTTAAGCGGGACTTAGGGAAAGCCAAAGCAAAAAGCCGATTTAGAGATATCTTTTCCAAGAGTCCCGCAGTCAACATATTGTCGGCCGCGCGCTTACTCTTGTTTGCTTCCCGGGATGTTTGGTTTGTTATAGCTCTACCGATTTTCCTGGCTAGCCAGTTCGGTTGGAGCCACTGGCAGGTAGGTACCTTCCTGGCATCCTGGGTGATCGGATACGGCATAGTGCAAACCCAGGCCCCAAAGGTCACGACGGCACGTTCAGCTCAGGCTCCGGATGGTCGAACCGCACTATTCTGGGCAATAGCGCTCACTGCAGTGCCCGCATTAATCGCAATCGCATTATATAAAGGGGGGTCCACAGCTCGCCGTACTGGGTGGACTTTTGATGTTTGCTGTACTCTTCGCCGTAAATTCATCTTTACACAGCTACTTGATAGTTGCTTATGCTCGGGAAGATGGCGTCTCTATGGATGTGGGCTTCTACTATATGGCAAATGCCGCTGGGCGATTACTAGGGACACTGCTCTCGGGGTGGGTATTCCAAACTCAGGGGTTGGTGGCTTGCCTACTTATTTCCAGTGCTTTTCTTCTGTTAACCGCACTGGTTTCACTGGGTTTGCCCAGACACAAAACCGGGGCTCCGGAGATTGGCAGCTTAAGTAG
- a CDS encoding ArsJ-associated glyceraldehyde-3-phosphate dehydrogenase — protein MTIKIGINGFGRIGRLVLRAAWDWPEVEFVQVNDPAGDAATLAHLLNFDSVHGRWHREAKAVDDTIQVDGKTITCSRNTAIADTNWKNCDLVVEASGKMKTTELLQAYLDQGVKKVLVSAPVKEAGVPNIVLGVNQHIYQPDKHQIITAASCTTNCLAPVVKVIHENLGIRHGSITTIHDITNTQTILDAPHGDLRRARSCGASLIPTTTGSATAIATIFPELSGRLNGHAVRVPLANASITDCVFEVETATTPEAVNQLFKDAAEGELKDILGYEERPLVSVDYKTDPRSSIIDALSTMVVNGTQVKVYAWYDNEWGYANRTAELARMIGTMG, from the coding sequence ATGACCATCAAAATTGGGATCAATGGATTTGGCCGAATTGGCCGGCTGGTACTGCGCGCTGCTTGGGATTGGCCTGAAGTTGAGTTTGTCCAGGTTAACGACCCTGCCGGTGATGCAGCCACTCTCGCCCACCTGCTCAACTTTGACTCTGTACACGGGCGCTGGCACAGAGAGGCGAAAGCCGTTGATGACACAATTCAGGTTGATGGCAAAACAATAACCTGTAGCCGCAATACCGCTATTGCAGATACCAATTGGAAAAACTGCGACCTGGTTGTAGAGGCCTCCGGTAAAATGAAAACTACTGAACTTCTTCAAGCCTACCTGGATCAAGGGGTAAAGAAGGTGTTGGTCTCTGCACCAGTTAAAGAGGCTGGAGTTCCGAATATTGTCCTTGGAGTGAATCAACATATTTACCAGCCGGACAAACACCAGATTATTACCGCCGCTTCCTGTACGACTAACTGCCTTGCTCCAGTAGTAAAAGTTATTCACGAAAACCTGGGTATTCGTCACGGTTCAATCACCACTATTCACGATATCACCAATACCCAGACTATCCTCGACGCACCCCATGGAGATCTACGCAGAGCCCGCTCTTGTGGTGCCAGCCTGATTCCCACAACAACAGGTTCAGCTACAGCTATTGCCACCATCTTTCCAGAGTTGTCCGGCCGCCTAAACGGCCACGCAGTTCGTGTTCCCCTCGCCAACGCATCCATTACCGATTGTGTTTTCGAAGTGGAAACCGCCACTACCCCAGAGGCAGTAAACCAGTTATTTAAGGACGCTGCAGAGGGTGAACTAAAAGATATCCTCGGCTATGAGGAAAGGCCCCTCGTCTCCGTGGATTACAAAACCGACCCCAGATCGAGCATTATCGATGCTCTATCGACCATGGTCGTTAACGGCACCCAGGTAAAAGTTTACGCCTGGTATGACAATGAATGGGGTTACGCCAACCGCACGGCGGAATTGGCTCGAATGATTGGCACCATGGGCTAA
- a CDS encoding metalloregulator ArsR/SmtB family transcription factor translates to MNPVQFYKCLADDTRLRTLLLIAHEEELCVCELTAALELSQPKISRHLALLRSSDLLQDRRQGQWVFYRINPDLNAWAKSVLFDTLQANQHFITEDLNNLIQMGDRPERTSLCC, encoded by the coding sequence ATGAACCCAGTACAGTTTTACAAATGCCTGGCCGATGATACGCGGCTACGCACATTGCTCCTTATTGCTCACGAGGAAGAGCTTTGCGTATGCGAGCTAACGGCAGCCCTCGAATTGAGCCAGCCGAAAATTTCCAGGCACCTCGCCTTGCTGAGAAGTTCAGACCTGCTCCAAGACCGCCGCCAGGGGCAGTGGGTGTTTTACCGAATCAACCCGGACTTAAATGCCTGGGCAAAGTCTGTACTGTTCGACACCTTGCAGGCGAACCAGCACTTTATTACCGAAGACCTCAACAACCTAATTCAAATGGGAGACCGGCCAGAGCGCACAAGTCTGTGCTGCTGA
- a CDS encoding arsenate reductase ArsC: protein MKRRVLFVCAGDSARSLMAEALLRHFGGNSYEAVGAGTNVHTVDPRALQALERLGVSTEGLIPKAVEDVADQPFDLVITLCDKSREEYVPSPKVDKMIAWNFKEPTKRHCFCPFYTTARELSTRIKLLVLAQAEADLRKRAA from the coding sequence ATGAAAAGGCGTGTTCTGTTTGTTTGCGCCGGGGACTCTGCCCGCTCACTGATGGCTGAGGCACTGTTGCGGCATTTTGGAGGCAATTCATACGAAGCCGTTGGCGCCGGAACCAATGTCCACACAGTGGACCCACGCGCTCTGCAAGCACTGGAGCGACTGGGGGTTTCAACAGAGGGACTCATTCCCAAAGCTGTAGAAGATGTAGCTGACCAACCTTTTGACCTGGTCATCACACTTTGCGACAAAAGCCGGGAAGAATACGTACCCTCCCCAAAAGTTGACAAAATGATTGCCTGGAATTTTAAGGAACCGACAAAGCGACACTGCTTCTGCCCTTTTTACACCACGGCACGTGAATTGAGCACTCGCATCAAACTACTGGTCTTGGCCCAAGCCGAGGCAGATTTACGAAAAAGAGCGGCATGA
- the xthA gene encoding exodeoxyribonuclease III yields MKVVSFNVNSIRTRLHQMQALVDNHQPDIIGLQETKVTDEDFPVDAIKDLGYELIYFGQKTHYGVALLSRLPFIDREYGFPTDASDAQRRMVAGKFDIGGPEPLTVINGYFPQGENREHPVKFPAKQKYYADLDTYLQTTCKPEAPVLVIGDMNISPSDQDIGIGEPNRKRWLRDGKCSFLPEEREWLQKIEGWGLTDTFRAQNPETDDVFSWFDYRSRGFDREPKRGLRIDLILATNPLLEKCVGTGVDYDIRAMERPSDHAPVWAEFKL; encoded by the coding sequence ATGAAGGTTGTTTCCTTTAACGTCAATAGTATTCGCACTCGCCTGCACCAGATGCAGGCCCTGGTAGACAACCATCAGCCCGATATCATCGGCCTACAGGAAACCAAAGTCACCGACGAAGATTTTCCAGTAGATGCGATAAAAGACCTGGGCTATGAGCTGATTTATTTTGGCCAAAAAACACACTACGGCGTTGCCCTGCTCTCACGCCTGCCCTTTATTGATCGCGAATACGGTTTCCCAACCGATGCCAGCGACGCCCAGCGCCGTATGGTTGCCGGCAAGTTTGATATCGGCGGTCCTGAGCCCCTCACGGTTATTAATGGCTATTTCCCGCAAGGTGAAAATCGCGAGCACCCGGTTAAATTTCCGGCAAAGCAAAAGTATTACGCCGACCTGGATACCTACCTGCAAACCACGTGTAAGCCGGAAGCGCCTGTATTGGTTATCGGCGATATGAATATTTCACCCAGCGACCAGGATATTGGTATTGGTGAACCCAATCGCAAGCGCTGGCTGCGCGATGGCAAATGCAGCTTCCTTCCAGAAGAACGCGAGTGGCTTCAAAAAATTGAAGGCTGGGGGCTCACCGACACCTTCCGCGCACAAAACCCAGAAACAGACGATGTATTCAGCTGGTTCGACTACCGCAGCCGTGGGTTCGATCGCGAGCCCAAACGCGGCCTGCGTATCGACTTGATTCTAGCCACCAACCCTCTTCTGGAAAAATGTGTCGGGACTGGCGTGGACTACGATATTCGAGCTATGGAACGCCCATCAGACCACGCGCCTGTATGGGCCGAGTTTAAGCTATAA
- a CDS encoding carboxy terminal-processing peptidase, whose protein sequence is MLTNRIAAYFSGFLVIGLLSTSVLAEPERIAPEEGQGGTAQEIVSKLEMLHYNKIKIGDEMSENLWNEYIDALDPTKSYFLASDIDEFRAWEAEMDDQLRAGDVTAGFSIYNRFRLRMGDRLDNILSQLEKGLPAYDFSREETLELDREESQWPNSISAADELWRKRLKSSILNLRLTGKTDEEIQDLLVRRYKGQKKRLEQQKSDDVFELYMNSLTRLYDPHSNYLSPRSLENFNMSMSLSLEGIGAVLQADEEYTKVARLVHGGPADRTGKIKPNDKIVGVGQDKEGEMVDVVGWRLDDVVDLIRGKAGTYVRLETIPTGGDGTHKTILIKRSKVKLEDQAAKKAVFEFSDGSKSYKIGVINLPTFYIDFDAYRRRDPNYKSTTRDVARLLSELKEEKVDGIILDLRNNGGGSLQEATMLTDLFIDQGPVVQIRHANEQISRHNRSRSRAMYRGPLMVLINRLSASASEIFAGAIQDYNRGLVVGNQSFGKGTVQTMAPLKEGQLKITQSKFYRVSGDSTQHAGVKPDIDMPQLIDAENVGESAYDTALPWDRIHAVPHAKYFNLKMLIPNLITKHNKRTETDPDFVFLRDQFKFDAERADKKYVSLNESTRENERKSVNQRLLDMENRRRKAKGLEPYENFEAYEESESEEVANIGGPVEIKLEKDPILNEAGYIMADFIGLADKASKAPPQVANF, encoded by the coding sequence ATGCTTACCAATCGGATCGCCGCTTACTTTTCCGGCTTCTTGGTCATTGGCCTTCTTTCCACAAGTGTTCTGGCAGAGCCAGAGCGAATAGCCCCCGAAGAGGGTCAAGGTGGTACTGCACAAGAGATAGTCAGCAAACTTGAAATGCTGCACTACAACAAAATCAAAATCGGCGACGAAATGTCCGAGAACTTGTGGAACGAGTATATCGATGCACTCGACCCCACTAAAAGTTACTTCCTCGCCTCTGATATCGACGAATTCCGCGCGTGGGAAGCGGAGATGGATGACCAGCTTCGCGCTGGTGATGTCACCGCTGGGTTCAGTATCTATAACCGTTTCCGCCTGCGTATGGGCGACCGGCTAGATAACATCCTGTCCCAACTAGAGAAAGGCCTGCCCGCCTATGACTTTTCTCGGGAAGAGACCCTTGAGCTGGATCGGGAGGAAAGCCAGTGGCCCAACTCGATCAGCGCTGCAGATGAGCTTTGGCGTAAGCGCTTAAAGAGCAGCATCCTGAACCTTCGCCTTACCGGTAAAACCGATGAGGAAATCCAAGACCTTCTCGTACGCCGTTACAAAGGTCAAAAGAAGCGCCTCGAGCAGCAGAAGAGCGACGACGTATTTGAGCTCTATATGAACTCACTGACTCGTCTCTACGATCCACACAGCAACTACCTGTCACCGCGCTCATTGGAAAACTTTAATATGAGCATGTCCCTCTCCTTGGAGGGTATCGGTGCTGTGCTGCAGGCAGACGAGGAATACACCAAAGTTGCTCGCCTGGTACACGGTGGTCCAGCCGATCGCACTGGCAAGATCAAGCCCAACGATAAAATCGTGGGTGTTGGCCAGGATAAAGAAGGCGAAATGGTCGATGTCGTAGGCTGGCGCCTGGATGATGTTGTCGACTTGATTCGCGGCAAGGCCGGTACTTATGTTCGCCTGGAGACCATCCCCACTGGTGGCGACGGTACTCACAAGACTATCTTGATCAAGCGCAGCAAAGTTAAGCTTGAAGATCAGGCGGCCAAGAAGGCAGTATTTGAATTCTCTGATGGCAGCAAGAGTTACAAGATCGGTGTGATTAACCTGCCGACCTTCTATATCGACTTCGATGCCTATCGCCGCCGCGACCCCAACTATAAGAGCACCACGCGAGACGTTGCCCGTCTGCTGAGTGAGCTTAAAGAGGAAAAGGTTGACGGTATTATTCTGGATCTTCGCAACAATGGCGGTGGTTCACTGCAAGAAGCCACCATGCTCACAGACTTGTTTATTGATCAGGGCCCTGTTGTGCAGATCCGTCATGCCAACGAGCAGATTTCCCGCCACAATCGCTCGCGCTCCCGCGCCATGTACCGCGGGCCGCTGATGGTATTGATTAATCGTTTGTCGGCCTCTGCATCCGAGATTTTTGCCGGTGCAATCCAGGATTACAACCGCGGCCTGGTAGTAGGCAACCAATCATTTGGTAAGGGTACTGTGCAAACTATGGCTCCCCTGAAGGAAGGCCAGTTGAAAATTACCCAGTCCAAGTTCTACCGGGTTTCCGGAGATAGCACACAGCATGCGGGTGTGAAGCCGGACATCGATATGCCACAGTTGATTGATGCCGAAAATGTGGGTGAGAGTGCTTACGATACTGCCCTGCCCTGGGACCGTATCCACGCTGTGCCTCATGCGAAGTATTTCAACTTGAAGATGCTGATCCCGAACTTGATTACCAAGCACAACAAGCGCACGGAAACAGATCCAGATTTTGTTTTCCTGCGCGATCAGTTCAAGTTCGACGCCGAGCGGGCTGACAAGAAGTATGTCTCTCTCAACGAGTCAACTAGAGAGAATGAGCGCAAGTCCGTTAATCAGCGATTGCTGGATATGGAAAACCGTCGCCGCAAAGCTAAAGGCCTTGAACCCTACGAGAACTTTGAGGCATACGAAGAAAGCGAATCTGAAGAGGTGGCTAACATTGGTGGTCCTGTAGAGATCAAGTTGGAAAAAGATCCAATTTTGAATGAAGCGGGCTATATAATGGCGGACTTTATCGGCCTGGCCGATAAGGCCAGCAAGGCCCCGCCCCAAGTTGCTAACTTCTAA
- a CDS encoding SDR family NAD(P)-dependent oxidoreductase gives MVARISPMKFDLSREETIQNAAKVAGDVNLVVSNAGVVKLSTPLDDDAVDSFKYQMEGNVYPLINLAKAFGPVLKSNGGGVFVQMNSLASIKNFLPFTGYSGSKAAAYAVTQGLREAWVEQGTQVISVIAGPIKTDMADSAGMGEGAPPASIVFDGIMKALTTGDFFVYPDEMAQEVAKIYAPFAKSVLEIES, from the coding sequence GTGGTAGCAAGGATCTCTCCTATGAAATTTGATCTTTCACGTGAAGAAACCATTCAAAACGCTGCAAAGGTTGCCGGTGATGTCAATCTGGTTGTCTCTAATGCGGGCGTAGTGAAGCTATCGACACCCTTGGACGATGATGCTGTGGATAGCTTCAAGTATCAAATGGAGGGCAATGTTTACCCACTGATAAACCTGGCCAAAGCGTTTGGCCCTGTTTTGAAATCTAATGGTGGGGGTGTCTTTGTTCAAATGAACTCACTGGCATCCATCAAAAATTTTCTCCCATTTACTGGTTACTCCGGCTCAAAGGCGGCTGCCTATGCAGTAACTCAGGGTTTGAGGGAGGCCTGGGTCGAGCAGGGGACTCAAGTTATCAGTGTTATTGCTGGTCCAATCAAGACGGATATGGCCGACTCCGCAGGCATGGGAGAGGGAGCCCCTCCAGCGAGCATCGTCTTCGATGGCATTATGAAGGCACTAACAACGGGTGATTTTTTTGTTTATCCAGATGAGATGGCTCAAGAGGTCGCAAAAATTTACGCTCCCTTTGCCAAGAGCGTACTTGAGATCGAAAGCTAA
- a CDS encoding thioredoxin family protein → MLLDTPVCDFGWKAPDFTLKDPGGKSFRMSDHLGSKGLLIAFICNHCPYVQAIANRLAEDVRELQGLGINVLAVMSNDYRDYQIDSPPYMAKFARDHGFTFPYLVDEDQSVGRAYQAVCTPDFFGLNKDGELQYRGRIDDAGMGNPAGRTRELVNAMKLIAETEAGPEKQQPSMGCSIKWSGNHN, encoded by the coding sequence ATGTTACTAGATACACCAGTATGTGATTTCGGATGGAAAGCCCCAGACTTTACTTTGAAAGACCCTGGCGGCAAGAGCTTTCGAATGTCGGACCATCTGGGAAGCAAGGGGCTGTTGATTGCATTTATCTGCAATCACTGCCCCTATGTTCAGGCGATTGCAAATCGTTTAGCTGAGGATGTGCGAGAACTACAAGGGCTGGGCATTAATGTTCTGGCCGTTATGTCAAACGATTATCGCGATTACCAGATTGACAGTCCTCCTTATATGGCGAAGTTTGCCCGAGACCATGGGTTTACTTTCCCCTATTTGGTTGATGAAGATCAGTCCGTAGGGAGAGCTTACCAGGCGGTATGTACACCAGACTTCTTCGGGCTGAATAAGGATGGAGAGCTCCAATATCGAGGCAGAATCGATGATGCGGGAATGGGAAACCCGGCAGGCCGAACCAGGGAGCTGGTCAATGCAATGAAGTTGATCGCAGAGACTGAGGCAGGGCCGGAAAAGCAGCAGCCAAGTATGGGGTGCTCTATTAAATGGAGTGGTAACCATAACTGA
- a CDS encoding lipocalin family protein has product MKSLLRGIGIVLFALSTQAVLADDELETVPYVDVNQYLGKWYEIARLPQIFQPACTAVTADYGLDDDGSISVFNFCRILHPKYGFPISVQGTGVPIDETNSKLAITFFEGKAAGDYWILELDPGYQWSLVGDPDRSSLYLLSRTPQLDEAITDYLLDLAVTKHGYNIDHIIMTRQLTE; this is encoded by the coding sequence ATGAAGAGTTTATTGAGAGGTATAGGGATTGTACTGTTTGCACTCAGTACCCAGGCCGTTCTGGCAGATGATGAACTGGAAACGGTTCCCTATGTCGATGTGAATCAGTATCTCGGCAAGTGGTATGAGATTGCCCGGCTACCGCAAATTTTCCAGCCGGCTTGTACTGCGGTAACAGCGGACTACGGCCTCGATGATGATGGATCTATCAGCGTTTTCAATTTTTGTCGAATCTTACACCCAAAATATGGGTTCCCGATCAGTGTTCAGGGTACTGGAGTCCCCATTGATGAGACGAACAGTAAACTCGCTATCACCTTCTTTGAGGGTAAAGCTGCCGGCGACTACTGGATACTAGAGCTAGATCCTGGCTATCAGTGGTCACTCGTTGGTGATCCAGACCGCTCCAGCCTCTACCTGTTAAGCCGCACTCCCCAGCTGGATGAAGCTATTACAGACTATCTACTAGACCTGGCAGTTACAAAGCATGGTTACAACATTGACCACATCATCATGACCCGCCAGCTTACTGAGTAA
- a CDS encoding FAD-dependent oxidoreductase, producing MAKTVDVDVLVLGGGIQAISLLRELSTDYSVLAIDQGLDDAESLHFHGYFSSGWNAAHPSAAKAYLKAAQFWRTQLESDGVDSHITDFYAALPREFLDTVEPNWIAAGIPVEEVPIPAPLVTTSLPSHQCYRFADDLMFDGAEAYRRFSAPVSEKLVKGSIRKFDKDSGGVTEVSADIGGSSHQIKPQLVLSACGAGNAAILESLGVPAQGVRDSQVVRPLHMLLAKGANTPPISAFLMDMVVAYHPLESGEGLWILTLNPEHPRFRSGVVDMRVAPPIERALIRDTLDRLANCMTGFEDWAAGCHWGVYAGWKTDAPGPDGDALVQLNYPRPYHIHSFDIANFLAVWPNHWGLAVEAAKEAGKWVRSKAKPRHPQPKAIGSLLSQSVGHQAICNKWQSDELKWHPWAEFVQKMGLPIR from the coding sequence ATGGCTAAAACGGTAGACGTAGACGTCCTGGTATTAGGGGGCGGAATTCAAGCGATTTCATTGTTGCGAGAGCTATCAACAGATTATTCTGTGCTGGCAATAGACCAGGGGTTAGACGATGCCGAGTCATTACACTTTCATGGCTATTTCTCCTCAGGCTGGAATGCGGCACACCCAAGTGCGGCAAAAGCTTACTTAAAGGCCGCACAGTTTTGGCGCACACAACTGGAGAGCGATGGTGTTGATAGCCACATAACAGATTTTTATGCCGCGCTTCCCCGAGAATTTTTAGATACTGTCGAGCCCAACTGGATTGCGGCGGGTATTCCAGTGGAAGAGGTGCCGATTCCAGCTCCACTGGTAACAACTAGCTTGCCGTCGCATCAGTGCTATCGATTTGCTGATGACCTTATGTTTGACGGCGCTGAAGCCTATCGACGTTTTAGTGCTCCTGTTAGCGAGAAGTTGGTGAAAGGGAGTATCCGAAAATTCGACAAAGATAGTGGTGGCGTGACTGAGGTCTCTGCCGATATCGGTGGTAGTTCCCACCAAATAAAACCCCAGTTGGTTCTCTCAGCATGCGGGGCGGGCAATGCAGCAATACTCGAAAGTCTTGGAGTGCCAGCTCAAGGTGTGCGGGATAGCCAAGTTGTTCGGCCCCTACATATGTTGCTGGCTAAGGGTGCTAATACCCCTCCAATCTCAGCCTTCCTGATGGACATGGTAGTGGCATATCACCCGCTGGAAAGTGGAGAGGGACTTTGGATTCTCACCCTCAATCCAGAGCACCCCAGATTTCGCTCTGGTGTGGTTGACATGAGGGTGGCCCCGCCCATAGAGAGGGCGTTAATCCGGGATACCCTGGATAGATTGGCAAATTGTATGACCGGGTTTGAGGATTGGGCAGCCGGCTGCCATTGGGGTGTTTACGCAGGTTGGAAAACTGACGCTCCAGGGCCGGATGGGGATGCTCTTGTGCAGTTAAACTATCCGCGTCCATACCACATCCACAGCTTTGATATAGCCAATTTCTTGGCGGTTTGGCCGAATCACTGGGGTCTCGCCGTGGAAGCTGCAAAGGAGGCCGGGAAATGGGTTCGCTCAAAAGCTAAGCCTCGGCATCCTCAACCTAAAGCGATAGGTAGCTTGCTGTCGCAGTCAGTTGGTCATCAAGCTATTTGTAATAAATGGCAAAGCGACGAGCTGAAGTGGCACCCTTGGGCTGAGTTTGTCCAGAAAATGGGCCTGCCAATCAGGTGA